agcTATTTAAATCACTGaggaaaaaacccaactgccaggcttccctggtggcgcagtggttgagaatctgcctgccaatgcaggggacgcgggttcgagccctggtctgggaagatcccacacgccgcggagcaactgggcccgtgagccacaactactgagcctgcgcgtctggagcctgtgccccgcaacaagagaggccgcgatagtgagaggcccgcgcaccgcgatgaagagtggcccccgcttgccacaactggagaaagcccttgcacagaaacaaagacccaacacagccaaaaataaataaataaattaataaataaataaataataaaaaaataaaggaattcctttaaaaaacaaacaaacaaacaaatgccaAAAGATTTGGGCTCCTCCCGGGGGCTCCTTCTATAACCCGACCAATACTGTGCAGTGATACCTCTGCATCCCTGTTCCTCACGCAGGCTGCCAATTCATTTTCCAGAGTATCGATGATTTCTTGGTTCCTCTGATTCCGTCTGGTGATGTCCTGGATGAACTGAGTCTTGTCTCTGGCTTCCATGGGACTAGAGAGTAGCTTCTCAAACAGGAAACCTCGGAGTTCTACCAGGCTATCAATAAAACTCTGGGCTGCCGCACTTCTGCCCAGGGTCTGCACCTGCAACAGACTGGCAGCCTGGGGGTTACTGAGCAGCAGTCTCACGACGTTCTTGGTGGATCCTTTGATCTGCTGCAtaaggggtgggaggtgggatttCTGCACCTTTATGGAGAGGACACGGTCTCGGAACCACGGTTCATCCTCGaactcctcttcctcctgcaaCTGCCTTTCTTCCTCCTGCAGGTAATTGACGCGATCCAGGAGGATCTGGCAAAGGTCCTCGTGCTCTCTCACTGCTTTCATGATGTCCTCCCCCAGCATCCCCTCCGAATTCTTGGAACTGGATGCCACGTTTGACAGCAGGGTCACCAACTCCACCTTGTGAATGGTCTCGTCCAGGACGGACATGATCCTCTTGGTCTCGATGGTGGTGAGTTTGGTCTTGGTAGGAGGCAAGGGTTTTGGCGGggtggtggactttttggttgtctgTGCTATCAGCCTTACTTTGTTGACGTCAAGGTCTTGGTAGAGAGGGGCCACGGCAAGGACGTCCAAAGCCATTTTATGAACGGTCTTCTTCGCCTTTGTACGCCCTGAGAGATTGAGACTTTGGTAGACTATCTGGGCTTCCTGCTTTTATTGTCTCTGGCAACCCTGAAAAAGGAAGGAGTAGGTAGTCAGCAGAGTCAGGCTGACATCGGGATGGCTGGTGTGGCCACAGTAGCTGTAAACTGTTGACGTGGAGAGTTTGTCTTAGGTGCTCTGCAGCTTTTACACAGAACCTCTCAAGGAAAGCCATTTTTAGCTTTGTAACAGTGCTCAGGGCCCCAAGGGTAAGGGGACCATGTGTGGAGCTCGGTCTCAGGCACATATGTCAGGAAGGGACCAACCAGGAATACAGACATCATTCTAGGTATTCAAACACAGCAATCAGTTACGTGGGTGATGGAAGAATTGAGAGGCCAACCAGGGTAAGGGAAAGCCACCCAGCTATTGTCTATGGCAGGAAACCACAAAGAAGGAGGAAGTGGTGGGTTTGGGGATCAGGGCCACCCAGGGGAAGCTGGAGCCACAGCCATTTTCTGTCCAGGAGTCACTATAGCCCCAGTGGAACTGTGGCCACTGCCGGAAATGCAGCCcaaagcagagagaagaggagaaatcTGGTTTCTCCCTTTGTCCAGCCTTCCAATCTAACACCAGTGCCTCCCACTGACCAAATCCAGTGGGAAACCAGCAACAAGGGAGCCTGGGCAATGCAGCCTGCAGGGGTCAGCAGCTGGAGACAGAGCAGAAGAGGCACAAGCAAATAATGGTGCTGAGAGCGAACAGCATGAGGGCCAGCACAGCGCATTTGCACTGGCTTTTAAGAATGGATTAaagaaatgggggtggggatgaaCGATGACTTCaaagtacaatttaaaaaatttttgctacagaaacagactcagacatagaaaacaaacttatggttatcacaggggaaggagggggaagggataaattaggagcatgggatcaacagatacacattactatatgtaaaatagataaacaacaaggatttactgtatagcatggggaactatattcaatatcttgtaataacctataatggaaaaaatctgtaaaagattgtgtatatatatgtgtatatataaaactgaatcactttgctgtatacctggaactaacacaatattgtaaataaactatacctcaatttttaaaaatatattataaaaagctGTTTTTCTAAATGCAATATTGTATACTGAATTGGCtcctggaacaggaaaaggaCATTAGTAGGAAAACTGGTGATATCCAAATAAAGTCGATAGTTTAGTTCACAGCATCGTATCAGTGTTAATTTCTTAGCTTTGACAAACACACCAGGGTTATGTAAGATATTAACATCAGGGGGAGCTGAATGAAGGGCACATGGGAAGTCTCTGAACTAtctttacaacttttctgtaaatctataattattacaaaatttaaagtttatttaaaagacttttagagggacttccctggtagtccagtggttaagactccgcgcttccactgtggggggcatgggttcgatccctggtcagggaactaagatcctacatgccgcacagtgtggtcaaaaaaataaacaaacaaacaaacaaatagataaataaataaaaagtaaaagacttTCAGAAGAAATCTATGGTTGCCATCAAAAATCAATAATTGATGTTGCATATACGGCATGATGGCTAAGGGTACAAGCTTTTCAGCAGCCCCACTTGACTTTCAGATCCTTGctgtgggaccctgggctggttaTGTAATCCCCCTAAAGCCTGGACTTCCTCAGTCATTAAACAGGGATCATCACATGGGAAGTTTCTGGCACAGATCTTGGACATTGTGAGTGCTCGATAAATGACTAATATTATTAGCCCAGGGAAAACGAAATCCCAAGTCTAGGACTTCAGCAGTTTCCCAGTCTGCATCTCTGGGTCCAGCTGGAGATATAGATGTACCTAATGAATGCCTGCTGCCCTGGATCAACATGCCATATTGAAGATGGACCCCCACCATGTCCCCACCCCTCACCTTGCCCATTCCTATCCCTTGTCTTGATGATCAGCAATCGGCCACCCTAACTGCTCAAGCCAGAATCCTGAGTGCCACCTAAACTCTTCCTTACCCCCCGCATCCAGCGTACCACCCAGTTATCTGTGTTCTCTCCTTGAGAGCTCCCAGTCCATTTCCTTCCTAGCAGCCTCTCTACCACCGAGTAACGCCCTTAATATCGCTCACTTGGATGATTAAAGAGCTTCTTCAATGGGCTGCTTACATCTGCTCCTGCTCCCGCAATAAAGATCATCCCTGTAGTCATCTATTcaggtatttattgagcccctggGGTTATAAAAAAGATGCAAGGTATAGTTCCTGTCCTCCCAGAGTTTACCTTCACTTCTTCTCAGCTCAAATATTAGTGTCATAGTGAGTGCTTTAGTGACTCCCGATGTAAAATATAaaccctctccttctcccccaccctcccagtCCCCTTATCCTGTTTACCTTTTCCGCAGGTTAATTTTCACCATATGACATCTCTCCATGGacctctttatttgtttattgtctgtctttccccTCCTCTAAAAAGTAAGCTCCAAAGAAGGTAGAGGCTTTATCAATTTTGATGACTACTGAATTCCCAGCACTGAAAAAAACTGATATTCATCTTGGGGAGAGATCTGTTGCCACCACTACATGTTACCTGGGCCATTTCAATTTTCATACTCTTGTCTGTGGATATGAGaaacattttgaagaaagaaCCATCAGGACCTGATGAATGAAGGACAGTTTTGAGcttgggtggggatgggagagaaTGGTGGGGCCCTTGAGAATCTAGGGAAATTGGGAGAGGAAGTTTAGAAGGGAGGACAGAGACTTCAGTTTTAAACTCATCGAGCTATAGCTGCCATAACCGGACTAGACAGTGGGCAAGGATGTCTCGGCCTTCCCGTGACCTGTTTGCTCTTCGTCAGGTGACAGcaccccacttttcctttgaggAACTCATCCTCTCTCTCCCTGTGTGTGGTCTTGGTGGGACTGCCAATCAAACAATCCTGGTCTCTGCCTCCTAGGAACCCTGAAGAGTGACTCATGGATGAGAAATGGCAGGACCTGATTCATGCCAGTGATGGGTTCCTGAAGATTCTGCTACCAAGATCCCCAGAACTTCCTTGGCTGCCCTCCTGTCTGAGGGCTGGATCTTCAGCTTTTCCTTCACCATTTTGTTCAGCCAGGGTTAGTTTCTGTTGCTCGCGATCGAAGGACCCTAGCTGACAAAATATGCTAGGCAACTGACAACACAAGGTCGAGGGGGCTCCAGGAAGACCTCGGGAATGGAGATATGAATGCAAGGGAGGAGGAAGCAATGTATGAAGCCACAGCAGACACCTGTTCAGCAAGGCAAAGAGTAAGGAAATCCAAGGAACACCTAAAGTaacaaagaacaggaaaaaaggCACCCAGATCAGGTGCTAAGGAGGCTTTGTTCCTCGGCCAGGAAAAATGgatcccttgggcttccctggtggtgcagtggttaagaaactgcctgccaatgcaggggacacaggttcaagccctggtccaggaagatcccacatgccacggagcaactaagaccgcgagccacaactactgagcccgcatgccgcaactaccgaagcccgtgcgctgggagcccatgctccgcaacgagaagccaccgcaatgagaagccggcgcaccgcaatgaagagtagcccccgctcgccgcaactagagaaagcccgcgcgcagcaacgaagacccaacgcaggcaaaaataaaaataaataaataaataaataaatttatttttaaaaaaaagaatcagaagccTCTGGGAGCTGAGGACTGGGGCAGAAGGGCATTATCTTGCATCTCCTTGATTCCCACCCGCTTCCGGTTCCCCAATCAATCTCGTGAGTTCCTTAAGGCTTTTcctgaaaataacattttaggGACAGCCATGGAGCTTCCTCAGCCTCCCCGGGGAATGAAGGATCTCCGTCCCACGGGCCACAGAATGAATGTGAACAAAGTGTTTAATGAACTCACTTCTCCCCATGGTCCCCCAAGGCTCTCAAGCATAAATCAAACCTCTCAAATTCTTTAGAGATTGCTGCTGCAAATGCAACGTTATAGGAAATGTTTCCAATTTGCTTTCAGCCAAATTACCTCTTTGCTTTAAAGGGCAAACTTGTTTTCTTTGATTATGATGACGCCCATCAGTTCCTGACAGCTCATTTGGGTGAACAAGAAAAAGCTGGTGGAACTGGAATTGGGGGA
The sequence above is a segment of the Eschrichtius robustus isolate mEscRob2 chromosome 14, mEscRob2.pri, whole genome shotgun sequence genome. Coding sequences within it:
- the IQCD gene encoding dynein regulatory complex protein 10 encodes the protein MALDVLAVAPLYQDLDVNKVRLIAQTTKKSTTPPKPLPPTKTKLTTIETKRIMSVLDETIHKVELVTLLSNVASSSKNSEGMLGEDIMKAVREHEDLCQILLDRVNYLQEEERQLQEEEEFEDEPWFRDRVLSIKVQKSHLPPLMQQIKGSTKNVVRLLLSNPQAASLLQVQTLGRSAAAQSFIDSLVELRGFLFEKLLSSPMEARDKTQFIQDITRRNQRNQEIIDTLENELAACVRNRDAEVEKENFVIQELKNHLHQVLRFSENSLLRTKQEAERRQKADFRASQARVAKIQQEILMLRSQFNSLVMENRQAEQALRKKKYKVETEIENWIQKYDLEMSEKQDEYEELDVIHKEEKLQLEELKRRHDVLVEEFSQIQAEQEINAKKRLEAEQEMVHMVRAATLIQALWKGYLVRSMLRSKKRKRSKSKVKEEKGKGKGKEKGKGKGKK